In the Astatotilapia calliptera chromosome 5, fAstCal1.2, whole genome shotgun sequence genome, one interval contains:
- the b9d2 gene encoding B9 domain-containing protein 2 has translation MAELHIIGQIIGASGFPEKTLFCKWGIHTGEAWRLLSGLKEGQTQVDSPQIGDIAYWSHPIDLHYATKGLQGWPKIHLEVWHQDSFGRCQLYGYGFCHVPSSPGHHRISCATWRPVGSWQERLAQMFVGGGPQLLSPDLIYSGADRYRLHTEAMGTVELELGIITRHFDKYGVEC, from the coding sequence ATGGCAGAGCTGCACATTATAGGGCAGATCATTGGTGCAAGTGGTTTCCCGGAAAAGACTTTGTTTTGCAAATGGGGAATTCATACGGGAGAAGCATGGCGGCTTTTATCCGGGCTGAAGGAGGGTCAGACCCAGGTGGATAGCCCCCAAATCGGAGACATAGCGTACTGGAGCCACCCGATCGATCTGCACTACGCGACCAAAGGGCTGCAAGGCTGGCCGAAGATTCACCTAGAGGTGTGGCATCAAGATTCTTTCGGACGGTGCCAACTCTATGGTTATGGTTTCTGCCACGTCCCTTCTAGTCCGGGACATCACCGAATAAGCTGTGCGACCTGGAGGCCCGTGGGCTCCTGGCAAGAACGGCTGGCGCAAATGTTCGTCGGCGGAGGTCCCCAGCTCCTCAGCCCTGACCTGATCTACAGCGGGGCGGACAGATACAGACTGCACACCGAAGCCATGGGGACTGTGGAGCTGGAGCTGGGCATCATCACGAGACACTTTGACAAATATGGTGTCGAGTGTTGA